Proteins encoded in a region of the Sulfurimonas marina genome:
- a CDS encoding efflux RND transporter permease subunit, giving the protein MYKLAIKRPIATLMYVITLVIFGYMSFKSMPSALFPNVDFPLVTIKTAYPGAEPSTIESQVTDKVEEAISRIGGVDSITSQSSDGVSIVTVKFFLERDIDEAANDVRDKVSAVELPRDAKKPLVSKLDIGGASVINIFLTAKSDTIQNLMVFADEKAKPALQKIMGVGAINIIGYRDREIKIFPNIQALNKYGITVLELNDAVQKENVKIGGGKVITNTNEFILKTKADALSVDELKNIIIKDDVRLKDIAEVKDTLSDPKSYASLSGVQGVTLEVQKISGTNTLDVVKSVKEVVPELQKLAGDRFEVKMLQDTTPFIIHSLEDVEFDLIYGAILAAIIVFLFLRNFTITFVSALAIPSSIFGTFALMNYMGYELNKMTLIGLTLAIGIIIDDAIVVVENIYKKLESGMGKFEAAYEGAKEMAFAILAISAMLLAVFIPVSNMTGIVGKFFESFAMTVGFAIIISYTIAMSFIPSLSARALHKGESRFYDITEPIFKVIDKIYEVLLKGALRFKFLTVIGVVGIFIASLSLFPAIGMDFIPKEDKSEFEIKLKADAGISLEEMIKKSKMIEAMVEEDENVEFTTLNVGYTSSQEINKALIYVKLVEMQKRELNQEQIIQNFREKLSVFSKDLFITAAAIPNIKGAGASVPYQIVLKSDSFEDLRMAKENLVEYLRAKDGFKDVDTNLDDPKPEYSVRILRENANRQGITASQIAQAVSVAFSSDMEISYFEDNAKQYNITLRFNDEDRKRVEDLKKIQLRSNNGELVYLDGLVEIEKSTAQATIYHYDRQRQVSIYADLFGLDLGGAISYTQAKIDELMPESVTYRFTGFAEEMGKTGQAFATAIGLSIILMYIILAILYESLIQPIIIMVSLPLSIIGVMLALYLSGLQFSLFVMIGFMLLMGMVGKNAVLLVDFANAAMQKGKSADEALIEAGEKRLRPILMTTFAMIFAMIPLAIADGLGSETKAPMSIAVIGGLISSMLLTLFIVPVLYRLINPIDLWLRKFYKNGELD; this is encoded by the coding sequence ATGTATAAATTAGCAATTAAAAGACCTATAGCGACACTGATGTATGTAATTACATTGGTTATCTTCGGGTATATGAGTTTTAAATCTATGCCATCGGCACTCTTCCCGAATGTTGATTTCCCGTTGGTAACTATTAAAACGGCTTATCCGGGAGCTGAACCGAGTACGATCGAGTCTCAGGTAACGGATAAAGTGGAAGAGGCGATCTCTAGAATCGGCGGTGTTGACAGTATCACTTCACAAAGTAGTGATGGTGTAAGTATTGTGACCGTAAAGTTCTTCTTGGAGCGTGACATTGATGAAGCGGCGAATGATGTAAGGGACAAAGTATCAGCAGTTGAACTGCCGCGAGATGCGAAAAAACCGCTTGTAAGTAAACTGGATATCGGCGGTGCGAGTGTTATCAATATCTTTTTAACGGCAAAAAGCGACACAATTCAAAACCTTATGGTGTTTGCAGATGAGAAAGCAAAACCTGCATTGCAAAAGATTATGGGTGTAGGTGCTATTAATATCATTGGATACAGAGACAGAGAGATCAAGATCTTTCCAAACATTCAAGCGCTTAACAAGTACGGTATTACGGTTTTAGAACTTAATGATGCTGTGCAGAAAGAGAATGTAAAGATTGGTGGGGGTAAAGTTATTACAAACACTAATGAGTTTATTTTAAAAACAAAAGCGGATGCTTTAAGTGTAGATGAACTTAAAAACATCATCATTAAAGATGACGTAAGACTTAAAGATATTGCAGAGGTAAAAGATACACTCAGCGATCCGAAAAGTTATGCATCTTTAAGCGGTGTACAGGGTGTTACTCTAGAGGTGCAAAAGATCTCCGGGACAAATACTTTGGATGTTGTAAAAAGTGTTAAAGAGGTTGTGCCTGAGCTGCAAAAACTTGCAGGGGATCGTTTTGAAGTAAAGATGCTTCAAGATACAACTCCGTTTATTATCCATTCACTCGAAGATGTTGAGTTTGACCTTATCTACGGAGCTATTTTAGCGGCTATTATCGTATTTCTGTTTTTGCGTAACTTTACGATCACATTTGTTTCGGCTCTAGCGATTCCTTCATCGATTTTCGGTACGTTTGCATTGATGAACTACATGGGGTATGAACTCAATAAAATGACACTGATCGGACTTACTCTGGCGATCGGGATCATCATCGATGATGCTATCGTTGTTGTAGAAAATATCTATAAGAAGCTTGAATCGGGTATGGGTAAATTTGAAGCTGCATATGAGGGTGCTAAAGAGATGGCATTTGCCATTTTAGCGATCTCTGCTATGCTTTTAGCGGTATTTATCCCTGTAAGTAATATGACGGGTATCGTTGGAAAATTCTTTGAATCGTTTGCAATGACGGTTGGTTTTGCGATCATCATCTCATATACAATAGCTATGAGCTTTATTCCGAGTTTAAGTGCAAGAGCTTTACATAAAGGGGAGAGTAGATTTTATGACATTACTGAACCGATATTTAAAGTGATTGACAAAATATATGAAGTGCTTTTAAAAGGTGCATTAAGATTTAAATTTTTAACAGTAATTGGTGTTGTAGGGATATTTATAGCATCACTAAGTCTTTTCCCTGCCATAGGAATGGATTTTATCCCTAAAGAGGATAAGAGTGAGTTTGAGATTAAGCTCAAAGCGGATGCCGGAATCTCTTTAGAGGAGATGATCAAAAAAAGTAAAATGATTGAGGCTATGGTTGAAGAGGATGAAAATGTAGAGTTTACCACTTTAAACGTGGGATATACATCTTCACAAGAGATCAATAAAGCACTGATCTATGTAAAATTGGTAGAGATGCAAAAAAGAGAGCTTAACCAAGAGCAGATTATTCAGAACTTCAGAGAGAAACTTTCGGTATTTTCAAAAGATCTTTTCATCACTGCTGCAGCTATTCCAAATATCAAAGGAGCAGGGGCTAGTGTACCGTATCAGATTGTACTTAAATCTGATTCGTTTGAAGATTTGAGAATGGCAAAAGAGAATCTTGTAGAGTATTTAAGAGCAAAAGATGGTTTTAAAGATGTCGATACAAACCTTGACGATCCAAAGCCTGAGTACTCGGTGAGAATCTTGAGAGAAAATGCAAATCGTCAAGGGATTACCGCTTCACAAATAGCACAAGCTGTTTCGGTGGCATTTTCAAGTGATATGGAGATCTCATACTTTGAAGACAATGCAAAACAGTATAATATCACTTTACGCTTTAATGATGAAGATAGAAAAAGGGTAGAGGATCTTAAAAAGATTCAACTGCGTTCAAACAATGGAGAGTTAGTGTACCTAGACGGGCTTGTAGAGATTGAAAAGTCAACAGCTCAAGCTACGATCTACCATTATGACAGACAAAGACAGGTAAGTATATATGCCGATCTCTTTGGGCTTGACCTCGGTGGTGCTATTAGTTATACACAGGCAAAAATTGATGAGTTGATGCCTGAGAGTGTAACATACCGTTTTACGGGATTTGCCGAAGAGATGGGAAAAACCGGGCAGGCATTTGCAACGGCGATAGGGCTGAGTATTATACTTATGTATATTATCTTGGCGATTTTATACGAGTCTCTAATACAACCGATCATCATTATGGTTTCCCTGCCGCTTAGTATTATCGGTGTGATGTTGGCACTATATCTTAGCGGTTTACAGTTCTCGCTCTTTGTAATGATCGGTTTTATGCTGCTGATGGGTATGGTTGGAAAAAATGCCGTACTTCTTGTTGATTTTGCCAATGCTGCTATGCAAAAGGGTAAAAGTGCAGATGAGGCACTTATTGAAGCGGGAGAGAAAAGACTCCGTCCGATACTTATGACGACATTTGCGATGATCTTTGCGATGATACCGTTGGCAATTGCAGATGGACTTGGAAGTGAAACAAAAGCACCGATGTCTATAGCGGTTATCGGCGGGCTTATCTCTTCGATGTTACTGACTCTATTTATAGTGCCGGTACTTTATAGACTTATTAACCCAATAGACTTATGGTTGAGAAAGTTTTATAAAAACGGAGAACTTGATTAA
- a CDS encoding methyltransferase domain-containing protein, protein MLPLMLSIYSKPLLEIIEILKNKIDTINEHDTIAFKVYNPDKESSDSIIIHTYKTWVDLAQILKCRMLTPQIIDEEYVAIRYKKLSHDSFHAVDADKEEKYGSDSIFAQINKNEEASFIYHYVQALENVKLDQRVRVLNLGVNNGDEFEVIEKLSTNFENLELLGIDYCESAIKDAKVKFQGKENVQFLQADINKLNSLELGEFDLIISIGTLQSSNLNLNKTFMSIVQNQLRPEGALILAFPNCRWIDGEMIYGAMMRNYNYSEMSNLYKDVVFCKKYLQQKKFRVTITGKDYIFLTATSIRK, encoded by the coding sequence ATGTTACCGCTTATGTTAAGTATATACTCAAAACCGCTTTTAGAAATTATTGAAATATTAAAAAATAAAATAGATACTATAAATGAGCATGATACCATTGCTTTTAAGGTCTATAATCCTGACAAAGAAAGTTCAGACTCGATTATAATCCATACTTATAAAACATGGGTAGATTTGGCTCAGATATTAAAATGTAGGATGTTGACGCCACAGATTATAGATGAGGAGTATGTTGCGATCAGATATAAAAAACTCTCACATGACAGTTTTCATGCTGTAGATGCCGATAAAGAGGAAAAATACGGCAGTGATTCTATTTTTGCCCAGATCAACAAGAACGAAGAGGCATCGTTTATATACCACTATGTTCAAGCTCTGGAAAATGTAAAACTCGATCAAAGGGTAAGAGTTTTAAATCTCGGTGTCAATAACGGCGATGAGTTTGAAGTGATAGAGAAACTCTCTACAAACTTTGAAAATCTAGAACTTTTAGGGATTGATTACTGTGAATCTGCGATCAAAGATGCAAAAGTAAAATTTCAAGGAAAAGAGAATGTTCAATTTTTACAAGCCGATATCAATAAGCTAAACTCTTTAGAGCTTGGAGAGTTTGACCTTATTATCAGCATTGGGACACTGCAAAGCTCAAACCTAAATCTCAATAAAACGTTTATGTCCATTGTACAAAACCAACTTCGTCCTGAGGGTGCACTAATCTTGGCATTTCCAAACTGCCGCTGGATCGACGGGGAGATGATCTACGGAGCTATGATGCGCAACTACAACTACTCTGAGATGTCAAACCTTTATAAAGATGTAGTATTTTGTAAAAAATATCTGCAACAAAAGAAATTTCGTGTTACTATAACAGGAAAGGATTACATCTTTTTAACAGCTACATCAATTAGGAAGTGA
- a CDS encoding diguanylate cyclase — protein sequence MLLKFIIILLVTTSLFAEKEKISLQLEWLHQFQFAGYYIAKERGYYDVVGLDVTIKEMKTDVDVVKEVISKKSEYGIGRSSLLVDRAEGDPVVLLGAIFQHSPSVLITTNPKIKTLKDLNNKNIMITNDVANGATIKAMLLSKGLLYENINFQQHSFKLKDLIDGKTDAMACYLSNEPFFLKRAGIPYKVFDPRDYGFDFYEDIIFTSEDELKNHPKRAEAFYKASIEGWKWAFAHIEETAKIIHDKYNSQNKSIKSLIFEGKVLKELALNKNGDIGTISMEQIDKITNWYRVTGLLKEKYDFSPYIDPLGFNKKRLNIGVLAKRGEEKTLERWEPLATYLNRSLEEYHVVIHPLSFDEIEEHIKNKSIDFLLVNTVNYVQFENQYGISRIATVKSRGMQGEACSYFGGVIFTKKDSKIKNLNMLKGRKFAAVNEDSFGGWIMAYEFLHDIGIDRDDIKLKFYNTHDAVVHAVLNSEAEAGTVRSDTLKHMAMEKQIDFDKVKILEPKQYENFPYTVSTKLYPEWPFAKLNHVSENAAKEVMTALIRMPEDSVEAVKADIGGWTVPLDYSSVHEVLKKLHIKPYDKIDITPFEVLKKYAIWIYVFISILIVGIIQFIHIRKVNLELDRKVHERTEELYEANHRLKELAHTDALTGIHNRGYFMELAEQLFKVAKRNQSPFQILSLDIDYFKDVNDTYGHQVGDSVLKLFTKKISSLLRESDIFGRIGGEEFVICLQNTTHEGALAFAEKILKEIRALEYKNNKGDRISFTVSIGVAELEGDKTLTQLLSESDEALYRAKRAGRDRVES from the coding sequence ATGTTATTAAAATTTATAATAATTCTATTAGTAACAACCTCTCTTTTTGCAGAGAAAGAGAAGATATCTTTACAGTTAGAATGGTTACATCAGTTTCAATTTGCCGGTTACTATATCGCTAAAGAGCGGGGGTATTACGATGTAGTTGGACTAGATGTAACTATAAAAGAGATGAAAACGGATGTTGATGTAGTAAAGGAAGTTATCTCTAAAAAATCGGAGTACGGCATAGGACGTTCCTCTTTACTGGTTGATCGCGCAGAGGGTGATCCGGTTGTTCTCTTAGGTGCTATCTTTCAACATTCACCATCTGTACTTATTACTACAAATCCTAAAATTAAAACTCTTAAAGACCTTAATAATAAAAACATAATGATAACTAACGACGTGGCAAACGGGGCTACTATTAAAGCTATGCTGCTCTCAAAAGGGTTATTGTATGAAAATATAAACTTTCAACAGCATAGTTTTAAGCTCAAAGACCTTATAGACGGTAAAACAGATGCGATGGCCTGTTATCTTTCCAATGAACCTTTCTTTCTTAAACGTGCAGGGATACCGTACAAAGTATTTGATCCAAGAGATTACGGTTTTGATTTCTATGAAGATATCATTTTTACATCCGAAGATGAGCTGAAAAATCATCCTAAACGAGCAGAAGCATTTTATAAAGCTTCTATAGAGGGATGGAAATGGGCTTTTGCACATATAGAAGAGACTGCAAAAATAATACACGATAAATATAACTCACAAAACAAATCTATAAAGAGTCTCATTTTTGAAGGGAAAGTTCTAAAAGAACTTGCCCTCAATAAAAATGGCGATATCGGAACTATCAGTATGGAGCAGATCGATAAGATTACTAATTGGTACAGAGTAACCGGTCTTTTAAAAGAGAAGTATGATTTTTCACCTTACATTGATCCTTTGGGGTTTAATAAAAAACGATTAAATATCGGAGTTCTTGCAAAAAGGGGTGAAGAGAAAACTTTAGAGAGATGGGAACCTTTAGCTACTTACCTAAATCGTAGTTTAGAGGAGTATCATGTTGTGATTCATCCACTCTCTTTTGACGAAATAGAAGAGCATATCAAAAATAAAAGCATTGATTTTTTACTTGTAAACACCGTGAACTATGTACAGTTTGAGAATCAGTACGGGATCTCTAGAATCGCTACTGTAAAAAGTAGGGGGATGCAAGGGGAAGCCTGCAGCTATTTCGGCGGTGTTATCTTTACGAAAAAAGACTCTAAAATTAAAAATCTTAACATGCTCAAGGGAAGAAAATTTGCTGCCGTAAACGAAGATTCGTTCGGCGGATGGATTATGGCGTATGAATTTTTACACGATATCGGTATAGATCGAGATGATATTAAGTTGAAGTTTTATAATACGCACGATGCCGTGGTTCATGCTGTTTTAAACTCTGAAGCAGAGGCGGGAACTGTTAGAAGTGACACGCTAAAACATATGGCGATGGAAAAGCAGATAGATTTTGATAAGGTGAAGATTTTAGAGCCGAAACAATATGAAAATTTTCCATATACGGTATCGACTAAACTTTATCCGGAATGGCCGTTTGCAAAGTTAAATCATGTCTCTGAAAATGCGGCAAAAGAGGTTATGACTGCACTTATTAGAATGCCTGAAGATTCTGTAGAAGCTGTTAAAGCAGATATAGGGGGATGGACAGTTCCTCTTGATTATTCATCGGTTCATGAAGTGTTAAAAAAACTGCATATAAAACCCTATGATAAGATTGATATAACTCCTTTTGAGGTACTCAAAAAGTATGCTATTTGGATATATGTTTTTATCTCTATCCTTATTGTAGGTATTATCCAATTTATCCATATCAGAAAAGTAAATCTTGAGTTGGATAGAAAAGTTCATGAAAGAACAGAAGAGTTGTATGAAGCAAACCATAGATTAAAAGAGTTAGCACATACAGATGCATTGACAGGGATACATAACCGCGGGTATTTTATGGAATTAGCAGAGCAGTTATTTAAAGTTGCTAAACGTAATCAGTCTCCATTTCAAATACTCTCTCTTGATATCGATTACTTTAAAGACGTAAACGATACTTACGGTCATCAAGTGGGAGATTCAGTACTAAAACTTTTTACGAAAAAAATCAGTTCACTTTTAAGAGAGAGTGATATTTTCGGTCGTATCGGTGGTGAAGAGTTTGTTATATGTTTACAGAATACTACTCATGAAGGTGCCCTTGCATTTGCCGAAAAAATTTTAAAAGAGATAAGAGCTTTAGAATATAAAAACAATAAAGGGGATCGTATCTCTTTTACGGTCAGTATAGGGGTTGCAGAACTTGAAGGGGATAAAACCCTTACACAGTTGCTCAGTGAGTCTGACGAAGCACTTTATAGAGCAAAAAGAGCAGGGCGGGATCGTGTTGAAAGTTAG
- a CDS encoding putative bifunctional diguanylate cyclase/phosphodiesterase: MNENISFYKFMHRQILVVIALLVGTSPGYLITGYIYTDMIVELWWFFSILVISVYGYILYEKYKKCETIEQQEMWLGKVRRFMFLYFSAWTVMFAYYVKHPIIDMHYMAIATQLGCTVVAATILASQKKLVISTVITLMLPITLYLIIVGSTYSYILAFFTVILSIVLLYAAKNTHEYLTKSRFQAYHDYLTGLGNRRFFIEMLESSVKENKDRFTYLLLIDLDHFKTINDTLGHDVGDELLIEVSKRMTGLAKGGKHFVARLGGDEFCILSRGFNTNQECLDDAKEFAQELLDMIKCSYIIDNNHLFISSSIGISIINNPRLQANEFLKEADIAMYEAKNKGRDGIIIFNDELCKIIEKKLEIERYLHFAVDNSEVKLQYQPQVNAQGKVIGCEVLARWHNEHIGDVSPDVFIPIAENTGYIIELGEYILERALQALVKWDRSGIRLAQISVNISMRQFLDNSFIDMVEKLFDRYNIYSFKTQVIFEITETSTSDNLKKIVDVINKLKNFGIKFSMDDFGTGYSSLSYLREMPIDELKIDKSFVSKLDDEQQALLVKSIIEISRNMNLSIVAEGVEEKYQKDFLEELDCDLYQGYLFYKPLNQEDFEALF, encoded by the coding sequence ATGAATGAAAATATAAGTTTTTATAAATTTATGCACCGACAAATTTTGGTTGTTATAGCACTTTTGGTCGGAACCTCTCCCGGATATCTTATAACAGGATATATTTATACCGATATGATTGTGGAACTGTGGTGGTTTTTTTCAATCCTCGTAATCTCGGTATACGGGTATATATTGTATGAAAAGTACAAAAAATGTGAGACAATAGAGCAACAAGAGATGTGGTTAGGCAAAGTACGTCGTTTTATGTTCCTTTATTTCTCTGCTTGGACCGTGATGTTTGCTTATTATGTCAAGCATCCTATTATAGATATGCACTATATGGCAATAGCTACACAACTTGGCTGTACCGTTGTTGCCGCTACAATCTTGGCATCGCAGAAGAAACTGGTTATCTCAACCGTAATTACATTAATGCTGCCTATTACACTTTATCTTATTATAGTTGGCTCTACATATAGTTATATTCTTGCATTTTTTACAGTGATCTTGAGTATTGTATTACTCTATGCTGCAAAAAACACACACGAATACCTTACAAAAAGCAGATTTCAGGCATACCATGATTATTTGACAGGTCTTGGAAACAGAAGGTTTTTTATAGAGATGTTGGAGAGCTCCGTAAAGGAGAATAAAGATCGTTTTACATACCTTTTGCTCATTGACCTTGACCACTTTAAGACGATCAACGATACACTCGGACATGATGTAGGTGATGAGCTTCTAATAGAAGTTTCTAAAAGAATGACAGGGCTTGCAAAAGGGGGAAAACATTTCGTAGCTCGTTTGGGTGGGGATGAATTTTGTATCTTAAGTCGAGGGTTTAATACAAACCAAGAGTGTCTTGACGATGCTAAAGAGTTTGCGCAGGAGCTGCTTGATATGATCAAGTGCTCGTACATAATTGATAATAACCATCTTTTTATCAGTTCAAGTATCGGTATAAGTATTATAAACAATCCAAGACTTCAGGCAAACGAGTTTTTAAAAGAAGCAGATATTGCTATGTATGAAGCAAAAAATAAAGGTCGTGACGGGATTATAATATTCAATGACGAACTTTGTAAGATCATAGAGAAGAAACTTGAAATTGAAAGATATCTACATTTTGCAGTTGATAACAGTGAAGTAAAACTGCAGTACCAGCCGCAGGTAAATGCACAAGGCAAGGTAATAGGATGTGAGGTACTTGCAAGATGGCATAATGAGCATATAGGGGATGTATCACCGGATGTTTTTATCCCAATAGCTGAAAATACCGGCTATATTATAGAACTGGGTGAGTATATACTTGAGCGTGCACTTCAAGCACTTGTAAAATGGGATCGCAGTGGTATAAGACTCGCACAGATTTCGGTAAATATCAGTATGAGACAGTTTTTGGACAACAGTTTTATAGATATGGTGGAAAAACTTTTTGACCGTTACAATATTTATAGTTTTAAAACACAGGTGATTTTTGAGATTACAGAAACAAGTACGTCAGATAATCTTAAAAAGATTGTAGATGTTATAAATAAACTCAAAAACTTCGGTATTAAGTTCTCTATGGATGATTTCGGGACTGGTTATTCATCGCTTAGTTATCTTCGTGAGATGCCGATTGATGAACTCAAAATAGATAAATCGTTTGTTTCGAAACTTGATGATGAACAACAAGCATTACTTGTAAAAAGTATTATAGAGATCTCGAGAAATATGAATCTCTCGATTGTTGCTGAAGGGGTGGAGGAAAAATATCAAAAAGATTTCCTTGAAGAGTTAGACTGTGACCTCTATCAAGGATATCTGTTCTACAAACCTTTAAATCAGGAGGATTTTGAAGCTCTTTTTTAG
- a CDS encoding metallophosphoesterase, with protein sequence MKKTGDGALLALATSYVTAGVYEGSKEPVINVVKANLFDFSVVQISDLHIGGLIDQGYVKESVIKINTLNPNLVMITGDLIDTKIEAIADIILELNKIESKYGIYMVLGNHEYFHNPYKIIDFIKTNTKVKLLLNESVTIEALQANIVGVNDLFGYRTGVLKPDFFKAFSHINKEYPTILLSHQPKSIENLGPFKPELILSGHTHGGQIWPFNHLVMLQQPYLKGLHTLDYGGKIYVNSGIGFWGPPMRLGSQAEIAYII encoded by the coding sequence ATGAAAAAAACAGGTGATGGAGCCCTGCTCGCACTTGCAACCTCCTATGTAACGGCAGGAGTATATGAGGGGAGTAAAGAACCTGTTATCAATGTTGTAAAAGCAAATCTTTTTGATTTTTCGGTTGTACAGATAAGCGATCTGCATATTGGCGGCTTAATAGATCAAGGGTATGTAAAAGAGAGTGTTATCAAGATCAATACGCTCAACCCTAATCTTGTAATGATTACAGGTGATCTGATCGATACTAAGATAGAAGCTATTGCAGATATCATTTTAGAGTTAAATAAAATCGAATCTAAATATGGAATCTATATGGTTTTAGGAAACCACGAATATTTTCATAATCCTTATAAAATTATAGACTTTATCAAAACAAATACAAAGGTCAAACTGCTTCTCAATGAATCTGTTACGATCGAAGCATTGCAAGCGAATATTGTAGGTGTAAACGACCTCTTTGGATACCGCACAGGTGTCTTAAAACCGGACTTTTTTAAAGCATTCAGTCATATAAATAAAGAGTACCCTACGATCTTGCTTTCACATCAGCCAAAATCGATCGAAAATTTAGGCCCTTTCAAACCTGAACTTATTTTAAGCGGACATACCCACGGAGGGCAGATCTGGCCTTTTAACCACTTGGTGATGCTACAACAACCGTACCTAAAAGGTTTACATACTTTAGATTACGGCGGGAAGATCTATGTAAATTCAGGGATAGGATTTTGGGGACCACCTATGCGTCTTGGTTCTCAAGCCGAGATTGCGTATATTATTTAG